The following are encoded together in the Lactuca sativa cultivar Salinas chromosome 1, Lsat_Salinas_v11, whole genome shotgun sequence genome:
- the LOC111913496 gene encoding UDP-glycosyltransferase 85C1, with protein sequence MDAAAIIEQKQPHVVFIPCPAQSHIKCMLKLARLLHHKGIHVTFINTQSDHKRLVNSGGTRWADEAPGFQFKTVPDGTPSTTTDDRGIEIEHTQTKAQLWNYLGTNFFDSFLHLVSELDIPVTCIICDGFMTYTNAIHAAEKLNIPIILFWTMAASGFMGFYQVKVLMEKGLVPLKDESYLTNGYLDMEIDWIPGMEGIRLKELPEFTRSTDPTSPMFKFLLKTAQAADKVSHMIIHTFKELEASLVKELKSIFPNVYSVGPLELLLNQITEKETNKSSICNGYSLWKEEPECVQWLQSKEQNSVVYVNFGSLVVMSLQDLLEFGWGLVNSGREFLWIIRTDLVDGEPVVLPQELKEAMKGKGFVASWCSQEEVLNHPSVGGFLTHGGWGSIIESLSTGVPMICWPVSGDQQTNCRQMCKEWEVGMEISRNLTRDEVEKLVRELMEGGEGKRMRKKALEWKKMAESATGFNGSSSLDTEKLANQIVKFSRN encoded by the exons atggatgcAGCGGCCATAATCGAGCAGAAACAGCCTCATGTGGTGTTCATACCTTGTCCAGCACAAAGCCACATCAAATGTATGCTCAAACTAGCCAGACTTCTTCACCACAAGGGCATCCACGTAACCTTCATCAACACTCAGTCCGACCACAAGCGCCTCGTAAACTCCGGTGGCACTCGCTGGGCCGATGAAGCTCCAGGTTTTCAATTCAAAACGGTTCCAGATGGTACCCCTTCTACCACTACAGATGATCGTGGTATTGAAATTGAACATACCCAAACCAAAGCTCAGCTCTGGAACTACCTTGGAACCAATTTCTTTGATTCTTTTCTTCATCTTGTATCCGAGCTGGATATTCCAGTCACCTGTATTATTTGCGATGGGTTCATGACTTACACAAATGCTATTCATGCTGCTGAAAAGCTTAACATCCCCATCATCCTTTTCTGGACCATGGCTGCCAGTGGGTTCATGGGGTTTTACCAGGTAAAAGTTCTAATGGAGAAAGGACTTGTCCCACTTAAAG ATGAAAGTTATTTGACGAATGGTTATCTTGACATGGAAATAGATTGGATTCCTGGAATGGAAGGAATCCGTTTAAAGGAACTACCTGAGTTTACACGATCCACAGATCCCACTAGTCCTATGTTTAAATTCCTCCTGAAAACCGCTCAAGCGGCTGATAAAGTTTCGCATATGATCATCCATACATTCAAGGAACTAGAAGCGAGCCTCGTCAAAGAGCTTAAATCTATTTTTCCTAATGTCTACTCTGTCGGGCCTCTGGAATTACTTCTGAATCAGATTACAGAAAAAGAAACCAACAAGTCGTCGATTTGCAATGGCTATAGTTTATGGAAGGAAGAACCGGAGTGTGTCCAGTGGCTCCAGTCGAAGGAACAGAACTCCGTGGTGTATGTAAACTTTGGAAGTTTAGTAGTAATGTCTTTACAAGATTTACTAGAATTTGGATGGGGACTTGTTAACAGTGGACGTGAGTTTCTTTGGATTATACGGACTGATTTGGTTGATGGGGAGCCTGTGGTGTTGCCTCAAGAACTCAAGGAGGCGATGAAGGGTAAAGGCTTTGTAGCAAGCTGGTGTTCACAAGAAGAGGTGTTGAACCACCCATCTGTTGGTGGGTTTTTGACTCATGGTGGGTGGGGTTCGATCATTGAGAGCTTGTCGACTGGTGTTCCAATGATATGTTGGCCGGTTTCTGGGGATCAGCAGACGAATTGTAGGCAAATGTGCAAGGAATGGGAGGTTGGCATGGAGATTAGCAGGAACTTGACTAGGGATGAAGTGGAGAAGCTTGTGAGGGAGTTAATGGAGGGAGGTGAGGGAAAACGAATGAGGAAGAAAGCTTTGGAGtggaagaaaatggcagaaagtGCGACTGGGTTCAATGGCTCATCTTCTCTGGATACGGAGAAACTTGCTAATCAAATAGTGAAGTTTTCTAGAAACTAG